Below is a window of Candidatus Cloacimonadota bacterium DNA.
AAATATCGCTTTTTCAATAATTCTCCTATTTTTTGTTTTCAATGAAAAAGATCTGGAAGCGACTACAAAAATCGTAACTCTGGAAAATGAAGAAGGCGAGAAAATTGAAAGAATTATCCCTAAAAGCGAATTCCGCAAAAAGATCGCCACCTTTCCTTTCCGGAATGAATCGGCAGATTCCACTTATGATTGGCTGCAATACGGCTTTGAATTTGCTCTTAATTTTGATCTGTCTCAAGATATTATTCTTCAAAGTTCAACCATCTATCAGGCTGATATGATGGGTGAATATGTAACACTTGAAAAGTTGAAGAAATTTGGATTTCCGAAGGGAATCGGAGTGCCGCTCACTCTCAAAAAGAAAATTGCCGAAGAATCTTATATGGATCATTTCCTAACCGGGTCATTCACTATCAATAATGATATTTTTCACATTGAGACCCGTCTTTACGAAACAAAACGCGGGAAACTTATTGCTGAAAATTCTTTTGAAGGAAAAGATATTTTTATACTTACGGATGAGATGTCTTCCCAATTAAAGAAAGATTTGGATATCCCGCAGCATTATCTCGAAGAAACAAATGATCTTCCGGTCACAGAGATGCTGACAAATTCGCTTCCTGCTTACAAGATGTTTATCAGTGGTCTGATGATGCTTTTTGATAATGACTACCAAACTGCCACCGAGACACTCGAACTGGTTGTCAAGGAAGATCCGACCTTTGCTCTGGCATACTTTCATCTCAGTGGATTATATTCTTTCTCAAACCAGACAGAAAAGATAGAAAAATCGGTTCAATCTGCTATGCAGTATCTATACAAACTGCCCGAACAATACAGATTTATGGTCAAAATTCAATACTATTCTACGAAACAGGAGTTAGAAAAGAGGATTGCTCTGGCGAAAATGAGAATAGAATTATATCCCGAAGATATTTCCGCTTATGAAATTCTGGCACTTTTCCTGATAGGGAAAAACCTGATCGATGAAGAAATTGAAGCATATAAAAGCATTCTCAAGATCGATCCTACCCAATATAAATACCTCAAAAAAATCGGTTCTACTTACCAAAAAAAAGGGAATATAGAGGAAGCATTAAGGTATTATCAGAAATATGCGGATCAATTCCCGGAAGACAGCAGTTCCTATACAAATATTGGCGATCTGTATAAATCTTTTGGAGATTATCAGCAGGCAAAGAAGTTTTATGAAAAAGCGATCCTGCTGGAACCTGAGAACATTTCCATCCTGATAAGTCTTTCCAATATTGAAGAAATAGCGGGAAATTATTTGGCAGCATTCCGGCAATATCAGAACGCCTTGGATTTATGCCAAACTCCGAAGGATTCCGCGAAAGTATATAGCTCTTTGAGTTCATACTATGAAACAAGAGGGCAGATAAAAAGATCGATCGAATATTTGGTAATGGAATTAAATGAACGAGAGAAATTTCAATCTCCATTAATGTTTATATTCGGAAAATTTGGGAATATGGTGAAATATGTTCAAATTGGGAAAAAGGAGCTGGCATTTCAAACAATCGAAGCAATGAAAACACAATTAGCTCCGCCTATGGATCAATTCTTATCTGCGGCATATTTGATGATATATAAGGAATTGGAAGATAAGGAAAACATGAAGACAGCAATAGACGGAGTGGAAATCCTGATCAAAACCTTTGGGGTGGAAATGCTTCGTTCCAATATTGTGAATGCAAAAGGAAAATTGTTTGAGATCGATGGTAAATTTGAGCAGGCTATTCTAATGTATAACAAAGAATTAGAACTTAAACCCACGAAAGTGAAAATAAACAGGTATATCGGAATTTGCTGCCGGAAATTAAAGAAATATAAAGAAGCTCTGGAATATTTTCAGAAAATCGTCACGATCCTGCCTTTCGATCCTGAAACTCATTATGAACTCGCTCTGCTTTATGATGATCTGGGAAAAAGAGATAAAGCTTTGGAGCATCTGAATATTTCTTTGGAAGTTTGGAAAGATGCTGATCCGGAATATATTCCAGCGCAAAAAGCGAGAGAGAAATTGAAGGAATGGGAAGGATAAATAGAAATTATGAAATTAGAAATGATAAATTATAAATTAAAATGGAGGTCTAAAATGGCTATCAAAAAAA
It encodes the following:
- a CDS encoding tetratricopeptide repeat protein, translating into NIAFSIILLFFVFNEKDLEATTKIVTLENEEGEKIERIIPKSEFRKKIATFPFRNESADSTYDWLQYGFEFALNFDLSQDIILQSSTIYQADMMGEYVTLEKLKKFGFPKGIGVPLTLKKKIAEESYMDHFLTGSFTINNDIFHIETRLYETKRGKLIAENSFEGKDIFILTDEMSSQLKKDLDIPQHYLEETNDLPVTEMLTNSLPAYKMFISGLMMLFDNDYQTATETLELVVKEDPTFALAYFHLSGLYSFSNQTEKIEKSVQSAMQYLYKLPEQYRFMVKIQYYSTKQELEKRIALAKMRIELYPEDISAYEILALFLIGKNLIDEEIEAYKSILKIDPTQYKYLKKIGSTYQKKGNIEEALRYYQKYADQFPEDSSSYTNIGDLYKSFGDYQQAKKFYEKAILLEPENISILISLSNIEEIAGNYLAAFRQYQNALDLCQTPKDSAKVYSSLSSYYETRGQIKRSIEYLVMELNEREKFQSPLMFIFGKFGNMVKYVQIGKKELAFQTIEAMKTQLAPPMDQFLSAAYLMIYKELEDKENMKTAIDGVEILIKTFGVEMLRSNIVNAKGKLFEIDGKFEQAILMYNKELELKPTKVKINRYIGICCRKLKKYKEALEYFQKIVTILPFDPETHYELALLYDDLGKRDKALEHLNISLEVWKDADPEYIPAQKAREKLKEWEG